TTGCCAGAGCTTTAAATGTATCAAGTGAACTCGGTAAGGAACTTGACTCACTTGCAGATCTTGTTTCTTTTGGTGTGGCTCCTTCAATACTCGCATATCATCTATGCAATTTTAGTTCTAATTTCAATATTTTAGGATATATTTTTGTATTGATATTCCCTATAGCTGGAGCTTATAGATTAGCACGTTATAACTTATCTACTTTTGATGGAGTATTTAGGGGAATTCCTATAACTTTAGCTGGTATGTTTATGGCTATTTATTCCCTTGTTTATATTTTATTAAATGCACAGCCAAATGCCGTGTTAACTATAGTTATAATGTTTGTGCTTTCTTATTTAATGATAAGTAACATAAAATTAAAAAAATTATAAACATAATAAAAAAGTGAGAATTTATGCTAATGTTCTCACCTTTTTCATGTTAATTTTGGTGGTGGCTTTGGAGGCAGTCTTTTATCACCACAAATATCATTAATGTCTTCTTCGATACATCTTTTCTTAATTCTACATTTAATAACATCTGCTTTTATCTCACAATATTCTATATAATCACACTGACACCTATCAATTGCACAAAGAAGCTCATCTATTATATCCCCTAACTTATTGACTCTATCTAATGCATGCTTTACATCACTTCTTCTTGCTGGTGTAATTTGGTTAAGCTCACAAGCGCCTCCTATTAAAAGCCTATACGAACTAACATATTGTGATAAAAACTCAGATAACTTACTTAAATCACAGCAATATTCTTCAATAGCTTTTCTATTCGTCAAATCAATATACCTACACAAGGACTATCATTAGATTATATTGTATATAAATCATATATATTACTATTTCATTATTTTATTTTTTAGTTCTTGCCCTTTTTTAGTAACCGCCAAGCCTCCAAGTGCAGTTTCTCTAAGTTCACATGGAAGTTGTTTTCCAACTCTATACATAGCAGTAATTGTATCATCAAAAGGAATTATACTTGCAACACCAGCTAATACCATATCAGCTGTTGTAATTGCATTTACTGCCCCTGAAGCATTCCGTTTTGAACATGGTACTTCAACTAATCCTGCAACAGGATCACAGACAAGTCCTAAAACATTTTTTATTACAATAGCTGCTGCATCTAATGCCATCTTAGGT
The Clostridium felsineum DSM 794 DNA segment above includes these coding regions:
- the pssA gene encoding CDP-diacylglycerol--serine O-phosphatidyltransferase, which gives rise to MAKSSVANIFTFGNLSCGLLSLIMTLAASSTNNEYYKLACLFILIAGIIDRYDGRVARALNVSSELGKELDSLADLVSFGVAPSILAYHLCNFSSNFNILGYIFVLIFPIAGAYRLARYNLSTFDGVFRGIPITLAGMFMAIYSLVYILLNAQPNAVLTIVIMFVLSYLMISNIKLKKL